From a single Actinomyces viscosus genomic region:
- a CDS encoding carbohydrate ABC transporter permease, translating into MAQNLSQTLPTRSRRPGWGQTVRFLLLLASVILVLIPVYVLLVTSFKGSADADPSRTWYLPEVWVTKNWSNAWNQLSGGLLRSLALVIPSSIISAMLGSANGFILSKWRFPGANVVFTLILFGMFIPYQAVMIPLMRLVTSVDLGFGIHTLILMHVVYGIPITTLIFRNYYETIPSELIEAARVDGAGMLRTYASVVLPISVPSFVVVLIWQFTSAWNDFLFALFFGGGAQSGPVTLALNNLAHGSILADYGASMSGALIASVPTLAVYILLGKYFVGGLMAGSVKG; encoded by the coding sequence ATGGCGCAGAATCTCTCGCAGACTCTCCCGACGCGCTCCCGCCGTCCCGGCTGGGGTCAGACCGTCCGCTTCCTCCTGCTGCTGGCCTCGGTGATCCTGGTGCTCATCCCGGTCTACGTCCTGCTGGTCACCTCCTTCAAGGGATCCGCCGACGCCGATCCCTCCCGCACCTGGTACCTGCCCGAGGTCTGGGTCACCAAGAACTGGTCCAACGCCTGGAACCAGCTCAGCGGAGGGCTGCTGCGCTCCCTGGCCCTGGTCATCCCCTCCTCGATCATCTCGGCGATGCTGGGCAGCGCCAACGGATTCATCCTGTCCAAGTGGCGCTTCCCCGGGGCCAACGTGGTCTTCACCCTCATCCTGTTCGGCATGTTCATCCCCTACCAGGCCGTCATGATCCCGCTCATGCGGCTGGTGACCAGCGTCGACCTGGGCTTCGGGATCCACACGCTCATCCTCATGCACGTGGTCTACGGCATCCCGATCACGACGCTCATCTTCCGCAACTACTACGAGACGATCCCCAGCGAGCTCATCGAGGCCGCTCGGGTGGACGGGGCCGGAATGCTGCGTACCTACGCCTCGGTGGTGCTGCCGATCTCGGTGCCCAGCTTCGTCGTCGTCCTCATCTGGCAGTTCACCTCCGCCTGGAACGACTTCCTGTTCGCCCTGTTCTTCGGCGGAGGGGCCCAGTCCGGGCCGGTGACGCTGGCGCTCAACAATCTGGCCCACGGCTCGATCCTGGCCGACTACGGAGCCTCCATGTCCGGCGCCCTCATCGCCTCGGTGCCCACCCTGGCGGTCTACATCCTGTTGGGTAAGTACTTCGTCGGTGGTCTCATGGCCGGATCAGTCAAGGGCTGA
- a CDS encoding DivIVA domain-containing protein, which translates to MAEEYSEFAITMRGYDRAQVDRKLEQLSRQLADARREVASLDQRAMTLAGELADAQRRLRESDKPTYAGLGSRIEQLLRSAEEQSASVLSKANAEADALLTRTRTNAKNLSERSASEAATLLADARREASELRSRSQGEASTALANAEARAQELVSSASRKAAQISADSEAAVTEMRATAEREAALVLSQARKQAAEIAITSERDATANREAAAAEADELHKTSTAKADEILSAAKQEAELTVGKAKREAEEILTSARNESETLRRSATDEAAAARAEATELRQQATLEIAAAHEQAAQEDSDAHEATRERIREMQEQAQVQAQEAEERLQEALSRAEEVRARTDSEARKRQEEAVAQAEETLAQARIEAEQIVSDARADADVTAQVAARQLQELERQRDSVSAYLTEMRGVLGGVLPQAPTFSDHVAALPQEAQEPAQEQSSAASAEPAASSDASSGSANSANAANAAGSGGASATSATSAPSATSASAPAGRTAAAASSSGQQAGAQPTPKNTQKGGRIENVPAPARGSGNAGNRHPRQGKGRR; encoded by the coding sequence GTGGCTGAGGAATACAGCGAGTTTGCCATCACGATGCGCGGCTACGACCGCGCCCAGGTCGACCGGAAGCTGGAGCAGCTCTCGCGCCAGCTGGCCGACGCGCGTCGTGAGGTCGCCAGTCTTGACCAGCGCGCCATGACCCTGGCCGGTGAGCTGGCCGACGCGCAGCGCCGGCTGCGGGAGTCCGACAAGCCGACCTACGCCGGCCTGGGCTCCCGGATCGAGCAGCTGCTGCGCAGCGCCGAGGAGCAGAGCGCCTCCGTACTGTCCAAGGCCAACGCCGAGGCCGATGCGCTGCTGACCCGTACCCGGACCAACGCCAAGAACCTCTCGGAGCGCAGCGCCTCCGAGGCGGCGACCCTGCTCGCCGACGCCCGCCGCGAGGCCAGCGAGCTGCGCTCCCGCTCCCAGGGAGAGGCCTCCACCGCCCTGGCCAACGCCGAGGCCCGCGCCCAGGAGCTCGTCTCCTCCGCCTCACGCAAGGCCGCCCAGATCTCCGCCGACTCCGAGGCGGCCGTCACCGAGATGCGCGCCACCGCCGAGCGCGAGGCCGCGCTGGTTCTGTCTCAGGCGCGCAAGCAGGCCGCCGAGATCGCCATCACCTCCGAGCGTGACGCCACTGCCAACCGCGAGGCCGCTGCGGCCGAGGCCGACGAGCTGCACAAGACCTCCACGGCGAAGGCCGACGAGATCCTCTCGGCCGCCAAGCAGGAGGCCGAGCTGACCGTCGGCAAGGCCAAGCGCGAGGCCGAGGAGATCCTCACCTCTGCACGCAACGAGTCGGAGACCCTGCGCCGCTCGGCCACCGATGAGGCCGCCGCCGCCCGCGCCGAGGCCACCGAGCTGCGCCAGCAGGCCACCTTGGAGATCGCCGCGGCGCACGAGCAGGCCGCCCAGGAGGACTCCGACGCCCACGAGGCCACCCGCGAGCGCATCCGCGAGATGCAGGAGCAGGCCCAGGTCCAGGCCCAGGAGGCCGAGGAGCGTCTTCAGGAGGCGCTCTCCCGTGCCGAGGAGGTCCGCGCTCGCACCGACTCCGAGGCCCGCAAGCGCCAGGAGGAGGCGGTCGCCCAGGCCGAGGAGACCCTGGCCCAGGCCCGGATCGAGGCCGAGCAGATCGTCAGCGACGCCCGTGCCGACGCCGACGTCACCGCTCAGGTGGCCGCCCGCCAGCTCCAGGAGCTCGAGCGCCAGCGCGACTCGGTCTCCGCCTACCTCACCGAGATGCGCGGTGTCCTGGGTGGTGTCCTGCCCCAGGCCCCCACTTTCAGCGACCATGTCGCGGCCCTGCCCCAGGAGGCTCAGGAGCCGGCGCAGGAGCAGTCCTCGGCCGCATCGGCGGAGCCGGCCGCCAGCAGCGACGCCAGCAGTGGCAGCGCCAACAGCGCCAACGCTGCCAACGCCGCCGGCTCGGGTGGTGCCTCTGCGACCTCGGCGACCTCGGCGCCGTCGGCCACCTCCGCCTCCGCCCCGGCCGGCAGGACGGCCGCCGCGGCATCGAGCAGCGGCCAGCAGGCGGGTGCGCAGCCGACCCCGAAGAACACCCAGAAGGGCGGCCGCATCGAGAACGTGCCTGCCCCCGCCAGGGGCTCCGGCAACGCCGGCAACCGCCACCCCCGTCAGGGCAAGGGGCGCCGCTGA